In a single window of the Elaeis guineensis isolate ETL-2024a chromosome 8, EG11, whole genome shotgun sequence genome:
- the LOC105049433 gene encoding ESCRT-related protein CHMP1B: protein MGNTEKLMNQIMELKFTSKSLQRQARKCEKEEKAEKLKVKKAIEKGNMDGARIYAENSIRKRNEQMNYLRLASRLDAVVARLDTQAKMQTIGKSMGTIVKALDVSLATGNLQKMSETMDQFERQFVNMEVQAEFMEGSMAGSTSLSTPETEVNSLMQQVADDYGLEVSVGLPQPAAHAIPAKEKERVDEDDLSRRLAELKARG from the coding sequence ATGGGGAACACGGAGAAGCTGATGAACCAGATCATGGAGCTGAAGTTCACGTCGAAGAGCCTGCAGCGGCAGGCGCGCAAGTGCGAGAAGGAGGAGAAGGCGGAGAAGCTCAAGGTGAAGAAGGCGATCGAGAAGGGCAACATGGATGGCGCCCGCATCTACGCCGAGAACTCCATCCGCAAGCGCAACGAGCAGATGAACTACCTCCGCCTCGCCTCCCGCCTCGACGCCGTCGTCGCCCGCCTCGACACCCAGGCCAAGATGCAGACGATCGGCAAGTCCATGGGCACCATCGTTAAGGCCCTCGACGTCTCCCTCGCCACCGGCAACCTCCAGAAGATGTCCGAGACCATGGACCAGTTCGAGCGCCAGTTCGTCAACATGGAGGTCCAGGCCGAGTTCATGGAGGGCTCCATGGCCGGATCCACCTCCCTCTCCACCCCGGAGACCGAGGTCAACAGCCTTATGCAGCAGGTCGCCGACGACTACGGCCTCGAGGTTTCCGTCGGCCTCCCCCAGCCCGCCGCCCATGCCATCCCTGCCAAGGAGAAGGAAAGGGTCGACGAGGATGACCTGTCCCGCCGTCTAGCCGAGCTCAAGGCCAGGGGCTAG